In the genome of Takifugu rubripes chromosome 18, fTakRub1.2, whole genome shotgun sequence, one region contains:
- the pthlha gene encoding parathyroid hormone-like hormone a isoform X3 has translation MAPPGGKINRPKTDLGKKLFKRRRVLNREKRRGRQVTGAVVDEGLTTVHHLKKRKSSPRANITLSGKKRRKLLKQLQHEQKSIASVAASLKRKPEKKEAADWLEDVEMVDVQSGQKDGQNGQDGQKGGQDGQKDGQKDGQKGGQDGQKDGQKGGDARQEAANILI, from the exons ATGGCGCCACCGGGGGGGAAAATAAACCGACCCAAAACT GATCTGGGGAAAAAACTGTTCAAGCGGCGGCGAGTGTtgaacagggagaagaggagaggtcGCCAGGTCACCGGAGCCGTTGTGGATGAGGGGCTGACCACCGTCCATCACCTGAAAAAGAGAAA GTCGAGTCCAAGGGCGAACATCACTCTGTctggaaagaagagaagaaaactgCTGAAACAGCTTCAGCACGAGCAGAAGTCGA TTGCAAGTGTTGCAGCATCACTGAAAAGGAAGCCAGAGAAGAAGGAAGCTGCCGACTGgctggaggacgtggagatggtGGACGTGCAGTCAGGACAGAAGGACGGACAGAATGGACAGGACGGACAGAAGGGTGGACAGGACGGACAGAAGGACGGACAGAAGGACGGACAGAAGGGTGGACAGGACGGACAGAAGGACGGACAGAAGGGTGGAGACGCTCGTCAGGAAGCAGCCAACATCCTGATATAG
- the pthlha gene encoding parathyroid hormone-like hormone a isoform X1, with the protein MRFRTEQVTSHRKFRMFWSQMVLQHWCFALFLLCSPVPHHARPVDDPSSRTRRSVTHTQLMHDKGRALQDFKRRMWLQELLDEVHTADIRELPVRTTSTGGGDSRGVGLGQAVVSPSSTSSTLHPKPPGGTKNLPETFKLEDEEGTNLPQETNKSTSHKDGGSMTKMPGKKKKKGRSGKRRDGEKKKRRARSLVWLKKVGSGLHLEWSSLLGVL; encoded by the exons ATGAGATTCCGGACCGAGCAGGTCACTTCGCACCG gaaaTTCAGGATGTTCTGGTCTCAGATGGTTCTACAGCACTGGTGCTTcgctctgttcctgctctgttctccAGTGCCGCATCACGCCCGACCCGTTGATGATCCGAGCAGCAGAAC AAGGCGCTCAGTCACTCACACGCAGCTCATGCACGATAAAGGCCGGGCACTGCAAGACTTCAAACGGCGAATGTGGCTGCAGGAGCTTCTGGATGAGGTTCACACAGCTGACATCCGTGAGCTCCCTGTCAGGACCACCAGCACCGGAGGAGGAGACAGTCGCGGTGTTGGACTTGGCCAAGCAGTCGTCAGCccgagcagcaccagcagcaccctcCACCCCAAACCACCTGGTGGCACCAAGAACCTGCCCGAGACCTTCAAGCTAGAGGACGAGGAGGGCACAAACCTGCCGCAGGAAACCAATAAGTCCACGAGCCACAAAGATGGAGGCAGCATGACGAAGATGcctgggaagaagaagaagaaagggcgGTCGGGAAAAAGGCgggatggagagaagaagaagaggagggcgCGTTCGTTGGTGTGGCTAAAGAAAGTTGGCAGCGGCCTCCACCTGGAGTGGAGCTCCCTGCTCGGAGTGCTGTAA
- the pthlha gene encoding parathyroid hormone-like hormone a isoform X2 — protein MFWSQMVLQHWCFALFLLCSPVPHHARPVDDPSSRTRRSVTHTQLMHDKGRALQDFKRRMWLQELLDEVHTADIRELPVRTTSTGGGDSRGVGLGQAVVSPSSTSSTLHPKPPGGTKNLPETFKLEDEEGTNLPQETNKSTSHKDGGSMTKMPGKKKKKGRSGKRRDGEKKKRRARSLVWLKKVGSGLHLEWSSLLGVL, from the exons ATGTTCTGGTCTCAGATGGTTCTACAGCACTGGTGCTTcgctctgttcctgctctgttctccAGTGCCGCATCACGCCCGACCCGTTGATGATCCGAGCAGCAGAAC AAGGCGCTCAGTCACTCACACGCAGCTCATGCACGATAAAGGCCGGGCACTGCAAGACTTCAAACGGCGAATGTGGCTGCAGGAGCTTCTGGATGAGGTTCACACAGCTGACATCCGTGAGCTCCCTGTCAGGACCACCAGCACCGGAGGAGGAGACAGTCGCGGTGTTGGACTTGGCCAAGCAGTCGTCAGCccgagcagcaccagcagcaccctcCACCCCAAACCACCTGGTGGCACCAAGAACCTGCCCGAGACCTTCAAGCTAGAGGACGAGGAGGGCACAAACCTGCCGCAGGAAACCAATAAGTCCACGAGCCACAAAGATGGAGGCAGCATGACGAAGATGcctgggaagaagaagaagaaagggcgGTCGGGAAAAAGGCgggatggagagaagaagaagaggagggcgCGTTCGTTGGTGTGGCTAAAGAAAGTTGGCAGCGGCCTCCACCTGGAGTGGAGCTCCCTGCTCGGAGTGCTGTAA